The following are encoded in a window of Saccharothrix longispora genomic DNA:
- a CDS encoding oxygenase MpaB family protein, protein MIDAAAVDELKFLGDPLADAVVADLVATGRVGAVNAVLEHFRANDQPIPGDLPEVVREFLVATDDPPPWADLDRIARAYDFFVDDGVHVASVLTFGAMVNCYAQPRASRVLTLTHGLNQPHRRLSETSQFVMNMMGCDAFGRGGAFVPTIQKTRLIHAAVRHFLTTSGRWDVEADGVPVCQQDMVGALLIFSVQVVEGMRRIGISVTEQEAADYYYVWRVTGAMLGIPVGALPESVDEARELSAILVEAAYGPSPEGVSLTRDLLTLYEKLFPGKLFDGIVAAMVRQVVAPEVADWMEVPRSRAWAGVARAGTRLVRALERSEDNSALATRVLDKAGALLLGGSVRTLTDGQSTTLDIPADLRERWTEAGVCPAPGRGDAT, encoded by the coding sequence GTGATCGACGCCGCTGCGGTGGACGAGTTGAAGTTCCTCGGCGACCCCCTCGCGGACGCCGTGGTGGCCGACCTGGTGGCCACCGGCCGGGTCGGTGCGGTCAACGCCGTGCTGGAGCACTTCCGCGCCAACGACCAGCCCATCCCCGGTGACCTGCCCGAGGTGGTGCGGGAGTTCCTGGTCGCCACCGACGACCCGCCACCGTGGGCGGACCTGGACCGCATCGCGCGGGCGTACGACTTCTTCGTCGACGACGGCGTGCACGTCGCCTCCGTGCTGACCTTCGGCGCCATGGTCAACTGCTACGCCCAGCCCCGGGCCTCGCGGGTGCTCACCCTGACCCACGGGCTGAACCAGCCGCACCGGCGGCTGTCCGAGACGTCGCAGTTCGTGATGAACATGATGGGCTGCGACGCCTTCGGCCGGGGCGGCGCGTTCGTGCCCACCATCCAGAAGACCCGCCTCATCCACGCCGCCGTCCGCCACTTCCTCACCACCTCCGGCCGGTGGGACGTCGAGGCCGACGGCGTCCCGGTCTGCCAGCAGGACATGGTCGGGGCGCTGCTCATCTTCTCCGTGCAGGTCGTCGAGGGCATGCGGCGCATCGGCATCTCCGTCACCGAGCAGGAGGCCGCCGACTACTACTACGTCTGGCGCGTCACCGGGGCCATGCTCGGCATCCCCGTCGGGGCCCTGCCCGAGTCCGTGGACGAGGCCCGCGAGCTGAGCGCCATCCTCGTCGAGGCGGCCTACGGGCCGTCCCCCGAGGGCGTGTCCCTGACCCGCGACCTGCTGACCCTCTACGAGAAGCTGTTCCCCGGCAAGCTCTTCGACGGCATCGTCGCCGCGATGGTCCGCCAGGTCGTCGCCCCTGAGGTCGCGGACTGGATGGAGGTGCCGCGCTCGCGGGCCTGGGCCGGCGTCGCGCGGGCGGGCACCCGCCTGGTCCGCGCGCTGGAGCGCTCCGAGGACAACAGCGCCCTCGCCACCAGGGTCCTGGACAAGGCCGGCGCGCTGCTGCTCGGGGGCAGCGTCCGCACCCTCACCGACGGCCAGTCGACCACCCTCGACATCCCCGCAGACCTGCGGGAGCGGTGGACGGAGGCGGGCGTGTGCCCGGCGCCGGGCCGGGGGGACGCGACCTGA
- a CDS encoding aminoglycoside N(3)-acetyltransferase yields MRTPPPGPLCTRESIAAQLGEVGLRPGDTVLAHSSLRSLGWVCGGANAVVLALLDVLGEDGTLVVPTQSGDNSDPAEWRNPPVPESWWTDIRASMPPYDPRTTPSSGMGVVPEVVRTWPGALRSAHPQTSFAAVGPRAAEVVEDHALDSRLGERSPLARLEALGAHVLLLGVGFGSCTAFHLAEYRLPAPVEADNSFAVTTPRGRSWTTVRDVAVDGDDFAELGAAFVGARPVRHGRVGAAVTRLFPLAEAVAYAEVWLAGRRTGRRGPGTRP; encoded by the coding sequence ATGCGGACGCCACCCCCCGGTCCCCTGTGCACGCGGGAGTCCATCGCCGCCCAGCTCGGCGAGGTGGGCCTGCGCCCCGGCGACACCGTCCTCGCGCACTCCTCGCTGCGCTCGCTCGGCTGGGTGTGCGGCGGGGCCAACGCCGTCGTCCTGGCGCTGCTCGACGTCCTGGGCGAGGACGGGACGCTGGTGGTACCCACCCAGTCGGGCGACAACTCCGACCCGGCGGAGTGGCGCAACCCGCCCGTGCCGGAGTCGTGGTGGACCGACATCCGCGCGTCGATGCCGCCCTACGACCCCCGCACGACCCCGTCGAGCGGCATGGGCGTCGTCCCCGAGGTGGTGCGCACCTGGCCGGGGGCGCTGCGCAGCGCCCACCCGCAGACGTCGTTCGCCGCCGTCGGGCCGCGTGCCGCCGAGGTCGTGGAGGACCACGCCCTCGACAGCCGGCTCGGTGAGCGCAGCCCGCTCGCGCGGTTGGAGGCGCTGGGCGCGCACGTCCTCCTCCTGGGCGTCGGCTTCGGCTCCTGCACCGCGTTCCACCTGGCCGAGTACCGCCTCCCGGCGCCGGTGGAGGCCGACAACTCCTTCGCGGTCACCACCCCCCGGGGCCGGTCCTGGACGACCGTCCGCGACGTCGCCGTCGACGGCGACGACTTCGCCGAGCTGGGCGCGGCCTTCGTCGGGGCGCGACCGGTCCGCCACGGCCGGGTCGGTGCGGCCGTCACCCGGCTGTTCCCGCTGGCCGAGGCAGTCGCGTACGCCGAGGTGTGGCTGGCGGGGCGCCGCACCGGCCGGCGGGGCCCCGGCACGCGTCCGTAG
- the katG gene encoding catalase/peroxidase HPI codes for MTDPKATPSSAQGVDQKAAVGCPVAHDSVTAHGSESENPAIDSPTPKTGGRPRTVRDWWPNQLDLSVLHAHSPKGNPLGEGFSYAKEFAKLDVEALKRDIAEVLTTSQDWWPADFGHYGGLMIRMSWHAAGTYRIHDGRGGAGDGGQRFAPLNSWPDNANLDKARRLLWPVKQKYGQKISWADLLVLAGNVALESMGFKTFGFGFGRQDVWEPEEIFWGPEDAWLGDERYVSDSEMAPEVGATEMGLIYVNPEGPRGNADPAAAAHFIRETFGRMAMNDEETVALIAGGHTFGKTHGAAVADGHVGAEPEGAPLEAQGLGWLSTHGSGKGADTITSGLEVTWTDVPTQWSNRFFEILFGYEWELTTSPGGAKQWVAKDAEEIIPDAHDPSRKHKPTMLTTDLSLRVDPAYEKISRRFLEHPDEFALAFAKAWYKLLHRDMGPVSRYLGPWVAEPQLWQDPVPAVAHDLVGDADIAALKAKVLESGLTTTQLVTTAWASAATFRSTDKRGGANGARIRLEPQRNWEINQPEQLAKVLETLEGVRREFNEAGGAKISLADLIVLAGSAAVEEAAREAGVEVTVPFRPGRTDATQEQTDVESFAVLEPRADGFRNYVRPGEKLQPEVLLVDRAYMLDLTAPEMTVLVGGLRSLGANHGGTRHGVLTDRPGVLTNDFFANLLSPGARWKASESEEDVYEIRDAATDELKWTATAVDLVFGSNSQLRALAEVYASDDAREKFVADFAAAWTKVMELDRFDLA; via the coding sequence ATGACCGACCCCAAGGCAACGCCCTCCAGCGCGCAGGGCGTCGACCAGAAGGCCGCGGTCGGCTGCCCGGTCGCGCACGACTCCGTGACCGCGCACGGCAGCGAGAGCGAGAACCCGGCGATCGACTCGCCGACCCCGAAGACGGGTGGCCGCCCGCGCACGGTCCGGGACTGGTGGCCCAACCAGCTCGACCTCTCCGTGCTGCACGCCCACTCCCCGAAGGGCAACCCGCTGGGGGAGGGCTTCAGCTACGCCAAGGAGTTCGCCAAGCTCGACGTCGAGGCCCTCAAGCGCGACATCGCCGAGGTCCTCACCACCTCGCAGGACTGGTGGCCGGCCGACTTCGGCCACTACGGCGGTCTGATGATCCGCATGAGCTGGCACGCCGCGGGCACCTACCGCATCCACGACGGCCGCGGCGGCGCCGGTGACGGCGGTCAGCGCTTCGCCCCGCTCAACAGCTGGCCGGACAACGCCAACCTCGACAAGGCTCGCCGGCTGCTGTGGCCGGTCAAGCAGAAGTACGGCCAGAAGATCTCGTGGGCCGACCTGCTCGTGCTCGCCGGCAACGTCGCCCTGGAGTCGATGGGCTTCAAGACCTTCGGCTTCGGCTTCGGCCGCCAGGACGTCTGGGAGCCGGAGGAGATCTTCTGGGGCCCGGAGGACGCCTGGCTGGGTGACGAGCGCTACGTCAGCGACTCGGAGATGGCCCCCGAGGTCGGCGCGACCGAGATGGGCCTCATCTACGTCAACCCCGAGGGCCCGCGCGGCAACGCGGACCCGGCCGCGGCGGCGCACTTCATCCGCGAGACCTTCGGCCGGATGGCGATGAACGACGAGGAGACCGTCGCCCTCATCGCCGGTGGCCACACCTTCGGCAAGACGCACGGCGCCGCGGTCGCCGACGGCCACGTGGGCGCGGAGCCCGAGGGCGCCCCGCTGGAGGCGCAGGGCCTGGGCTGGCTGAGCACCCACGGCAGCGGCAAGGGCGCGGACACGATCACCAGCGGTCTCGAGGTGACGTGGACCGACGTGCCGACGCAGTGGAGCAACCGCTTCTTCGAAATCCTCTTCGGCTACGAGTGGGAGCTCACCACGAGCCCCGGCGGTGCCAAGCAGTGGGTCGCCAAGGACGCCGAGGAGATCATCCCGGACGCCCACGACCCGTCCAGGAAGCACAAGCCGACGATGCTGACGACCGACCTGTCGCTGCGCGTCGACCCGGCGTACGAGAAGATCTCCCGCCGCTTCCTGGAGCACCCCGACGAGTTCGCGCTGGCGTTCGCCAAGGCCTGGTACAAGCTGCTGCACCGCGACATGGGTCCGGTCAGCCGCTACCTGGGCCCGTGGGTCGCCGAGCCCCAGCTGTGGCAGGACCCGGTCCCGGCCGTCGCCCACGACCTCGTGGGCGACGCCGACATTGCCGCCCTCAAGGCGAAGGTCCTGGAGTCCGGCCTCACGACCACCCAGCTGGTCACCACGGCCTGGGCCTCGGCCGCGACCTTCCGGTCCACCGACAAGCGCGGTGGCGCGAACGGCGCCCGCATCCGCCTGGAGCCGCAGCGCAACTGGGAGATCAACCAGCCGGAGCAGCTCGCCAAGGTCCTGGAGACCCTGGAGGGCGTCCGGCGGGAGTTCAACGAGGCCGGCGGCGCGAAGATCTCGCTCGCCGACCTGATCGTGCTGGCCGGTTCGGCCGCCGTCGAGGAGGCGGCGCGCGAGGCCGGCGTCGAGGTGACCGTGCCGTTCCGCCCGGGCCGCACCGACGCCACGCAGGAGCAGACCGACGTCGAGTCGTTCGCGGTGCTGGAGCCGCGCGCCGACGGGTTCCGCAACTACGTGCGCCCCGGTGAGAAGCTCCAGCCGGAGGTGCTGCTCGTCGACCGCGCCTACATGCTCGACCTGACGGCGCCCGAGATGACCGTCCTCGTCGGCGGCCTGCGCTCCCTCGGCGCCAACCACGGCGGCACCCGGCACGGCGTGCTCACCGACCGGCCCGGCGTGCTCACCAACGACTTCTTCGCCAACCTGCTCTCGCCGGGCGCCCGGTGGAAGGCGTCGGAGTCCGAGGAGGACGTCTACGAGATCCGCGACGCGGCCACCGACGAGCTGAAGTGGACCGCCACCGCGGTCGACCTGGTCTTCGGCTCCAACTCGCAGCTGCGCGCCCTCGCCGAGGTCTACGCCAGTGACGACGCCCGCGAGAAGTTCGTGGCCGACTTCGCGGCGGCCTGGACCAAGGTCATGGAGCTCGACCGGTTCGACCTCGCCTGA
- a CDS encoding class I SAM-dependent methyltransferase encodes MSTSGYGASHVAHHAPGEHARLGTLEAAFDPGTTRVLAGLDLPETASCLELGAGAGSVAAWLAAHRPRGHVVATDTDTRFLRFPPTAPVRVVRHDVVTEDFPPASFDVVHARALLSHLPDRDRVLQRAARWVRPGGLLVVEDLCVQVVDSSPHPLLRKVAEAGERLFRATVGTDLRWAHALPRRLRGVGLRDVRVRTTPGTVGDGGATDAFWRATLDQSAPAHLAAGLLGPEDVEAVRALLDTPGFTATALTMVTAWGRRA; translated from the coding sequence GTGAGCACGAGCGGGTACGGCGCCAGCCACGTCGCCCACCACGCCCCCGGCGAACACGCCCGCCTGGGCACCCTGGAAGCGGCGTTCGACCCCGGCACCACCCGGGTCCTGGCCGGCCTGGACCTGCCGGAGACCGCGTCGTGCCTCGAACTCGGGGCGGGCGCCGGGTCCGTCGCGGCCTGGCTGGCCGCCCACCGGCCCCGCGGTCACGTGGTGGCGACCGACACCGACACCCGGTTCCTGCGGTTCCCGCCCACCGCGCCGGTGCGGGTCGTGCGGCACGACGTCGTCACCGAGGACTTCCCGCCGGCTTCCTTCGACGTCGTCCACGCCCGCGCGCTGCTGAGCCACCTGCCGGACCGCGACCGGGTCCTCCAACGCGCCGCGCGCTGGGTCCGCCCCGGTGGCCTGCTCGTCGTCGAGGACCTGTGCGTGCAGGTCGTCGACTCCTCGCCCCACCCCCTCCTGCGCAAGGTCGCCGAGGCCGGTGAACGCCTCTTCCGCGCCACCGTCGGCACCGACCTGCGCTGGGCCCACGCCCTCCCGCGTCGGCTGCGCGGCGTCGGCCTCCGCGACGTCCGGGTGCGGACCACGCCGGGCACCGTCGGCGACGGCGGCGCCACCGACGCCTTCTGGCGGGCCACCCTCGACCAGTCCGCTCCCGCCCACCTCGCCGCGGGTCTCCTCGGACCGGAGGACGTCGAGGCCGTGCGCGCCCTGCTCGACACGCCCGGTTTCACCGCCACCGCCCTGACCATGGTGACCGCGTGGGGCCGGCGCGCGTGA
- a CDS encoding Fur family transcriptional regulator, with protein sequence MTSDFEARLRAVPLRVTRPRLAVLAALRDHPHVDTETVISLVRVDHPKVSHQAVYDVLRVLTDAGLVRRIQPAGATARYESRVGDNHHHVVCRSCGAIADVDCTVGHSPCLTASNDDGYVVDEAEVVFWGTCPDCSTDDTPPMNRQSEGSP encoded by the coding sequence GTGACGTCCGACTTCGAGGCGCGGTTGCGGGCGGTCCCGTTGCGCGTGACCCGCCCGAGGTTGGCGGTGCTCGCCGCGCTGCGCGACCACCCGCACGTCGACACCGAGACGGTGATCTCCCTGGTGCGGGTCGATCACCCCAAGGTGTCCCACCAGGCGGTCTACGACGTGCTGCGGGTGTTGACCGACGCCGGTCTGGTGCGCCGCATCCAGCCCGCCGGTGCGACCGCCCGCTACGAGTCGCGCGTGGGGGACAACCACCACCACGTGGTGTGCCGCTCCTGCGGCGCGATCGCGGACGTCGACTGCACCGTCGGCCACAGTCCTTGCCTCACCGCCTCGAATGACGACGGTTACGTGGTCGACGAGGCGGAGGTCGTCTTCTGGGGCACCTGCCCCGACTGCTCGACCGATGACACACCGCCAATGAACCGCCAGTCGGAAGGAAGTCCATGA
- a CDS encoding MOSC domain-containing protein: protein MPTVSALTLYPVKGCAGVVVERAEATPTGLTHDRLFAPVKPDGTVLWQGEAPLLAAVRVRVLHGGAKLALSAPGAGELVLDAEADGPVLPVDVEKWPGSGIDLGDDVAEWLSGAVGKEVRLVREPDRAGRARAGIDPTALLVLSPASLDGLNARIAERGATPVPMDRFRPNIVISGWPEPHTEDRVARMAVGGAGIGFGELAIRCAVTLVDQTTGARVGPEPLRTLADYRREPDGVSFGLKAAVLTPGVIAVGDDVTVTEWRRPR from the coding sequence ATGCCAACGGTGTCCGCGCTGACGTTGTACCCGGTCAAGGGGTGTGCCGGGGTCGTCGTGGAGCGCGCCGAGGCCACCCCGACCGGGCTGACCCACGACCGGCTGTTCGCCCCGGTCAAGCCGGATGGGACGGTCCTGTGGCAGGGCGAGGCGCCGCTGCTGGCCGCCGTCCGGGTCCGGGTGCTGCACGGGGGCGCGAAGCTCGCGCTGAGCGCGCCCGGCGCCGGCGAACTGGTGCTGGACGCGGAGGCGGACGGGCCGGTCCTGCCGGTGGACGTGGAGAAGTGGCCGGGGTCCGGGATCGACCTGGGCGACGACGTCGCGGAGTGGCTGTCCGGAGCGGTCGGCAAGGAGGTCCGCCTGGTGCGCGAGCCGGACCGGGCCGGCCGGGCCCGCGCCGGGATCGACCCGACCGCGCTGCTGGTCCTCTCCCCCGCCTCGCTGGACGGCCTGAACGCGCGGATCGCGGAGCGGGGCGCGACCCCGGTGCCCATGGACCGGTTCCGGCCCAACATCGTGATCAGCGGCTGGCCCGAGCCGCACACCGAGGACCGGGTGGCCCGGATGGCGGTCGGCGGCGCCGGGATCGGCTTCGGCGAGTTGGCCATCCGCTGCGCGGTCACCCTCGTCGACCAGACGACCGGGGCGCGCGTCGGCCCCGAGCCGCTGCGCACCCTGGCCGACTACCGCCGCGAACCCGACGGCGTCAGCTTCGGCCTGAAGGCGGCCGTGCTCACCCCCGGCGTGATCGCCGTCGGCGACGACGTCACCGTCACCGAGTGGCGCCGGCCCCGGTGA
- a CDS encoding universal stress protein produces the protein MTGITPRAAAVDPAPPPDRPAHVLLRTSADDLDALSWAESYARRRGLGVVVGSGDPVTGSGVADVVVVNSRTDEDRALALLVATSARCPVVAVPPGGTWRDDLPVLVGVRGDRPSEATLLSGFALARVLGSGLRAVCCTREPVTATPTARAAASVVDRCARRHPDVPVDTRVARSHPVTGLARHAGSASLLVLGRTSTAGSPTSRLLLDRCTRPVALIGPLVDSPGAADGTAVLPTA, from the coding sequence GTGACAGGTATCACTCCGCGCGCCGCCGCGGTGGACCCGGCACCGCCGCCCGACCGCCCCGCGCACGTCCTCCTCCGGACGTCGGCCGACGACCTCGACGCCCTCTCGTGGGCGGAGTCGTACGCGCGGCGGCGCGGCCTCGGCGTCGTGGTGGGCTCCGGCGACCCGGTGACGGGCTCCGGCGTCGCGGACGTGGTCGTCGTGAACTCGCGGACCGACGAGGACAGGGCGCTCGCCCTCCTCGTGGCCACCTCGGCGCGGTGCCCGGTCGTCGCGGTTCCGCCCGGCGGGACGTGGCGCGACGACCTGCCCGTCCTGGTCGGCGTCAGGGGGGATCGGCCGTCCGAGGCGACGCTGCTGTCCGGTTTCGCCCTGGCCCGGGTCCTGGGCTCCGGTCTGCGCGCGGTGTGCTGCACCCGCGAGCCCGTCACCGCCACCCCGACGGCACGGGCCGCCGCGAGCGTGGTCGACCGGTGCGCCCGACGCCACCCCGATGTGCCGGTCGACACCAGGGTGGCCAGGTCGCACCCGGTCACCGGCCTCGCCCGCCACGCCGGGTCGGCCTCGTTGCTCGTCCTGGGCCGCACCTCGACCGCGGGGAGCCCCACGAGCCGCCTGCTGCTCGACCGCTGCACCCGCCCGGTCGCCCTGATCGGTCCCCTGGTCGACTCCCCCGGCGCGGCCGACGGGACGGCGGTCCTCCCCACCGCGTGA
- a CDS encoding Leg1-related protein (Bacterial members of this family occur in the Actinobacteria, and are related to Leg1 (liver-enriched gene 1) of zebrafish.): protein MAHPDELAALDLHPVWTTAEDPAGAFDPFRFEQRMAAYRLMIDNTNPADRFGADNRRNPLWGLAFQHQWQFRTGRLGAGTRQDGRIDPDSPWGYGNYALCVVPWLAAAAAGVVPALPVADPPARSRFRYVVDGVLPDEFVGAVDDWCAYFTLVGGGGPADPEPARRALWKAHKTCLDVVVGVLAEVDTAPWPELEVEFLRGWCRMVDYLWAAAWPTDFDFMTAHGLDVLPESVLATREDVRALPAKARGNVVNVLRLATTPRWRYHLDLLLWKRVMRTREARDRVLPLLDAVFDPRPENAAERRRLLGHLLRP, encoded by the coding sequence ATGGCCCACCCCGACGAGTTGGCGGCCCTGGACCTGCACCCGGTCTGGACGACGGCGGAGGACCCGGCGGGGGCGTTCGACCCGTTCCGCTTCGAGCAGCGGATGGCCGCCTACCGGCTGATGATCGACAACACCAACCCCGCCGACCGGTTCGGCGCCGACAACCGGCGCAACCCGCTGTGGGGCCTGGCGTTCCAGCACCAGTGGCAGTTCCGCACCGGTCGGCTCGGCGCCGGCACCCGGCAGGACGGCCGGATCGACCCGGACTCGCCGTGGGGCTACGGCAACTACGCGCTCTGCGTCGTGCCGTGGCTGGCCGCGGCCGCCGCCGGGGTGGTGCCGGCCCTCCCGGTCGCGGACCCGCCGGCCCGCTCGCGGTTCCGGTACGTGGTGGACGGGGTCCTGCCGGACGAGTTCGTCGGCGCCGTGGACGACTGGTGCGCCTACTTCACGCTGGTGGGCGGGGGCGGCCCGGCCGACCCGGAACCGGCGCGCAGGGCCCTGTGGAAGGCGCACAAGACGTGCCTGGACGTGGTGGTCGGCGTGCTCGCCGAGGTCGACACCGCACCGTGGCCCGAGTTGGAGGTGGAATTCCTGCGCGGCTGGTGCCGGATGGTCGACTACCTGTGGGCGGCGGCGTGGCCGACGGACTTCGACTTCATGACCGCGCACGGCCTCGACGTGCTGCCCGAGTCGGTGCTCGCCACGCGGGAGGACGTGCGCGCGCTGCCGGCCAAGGCCCGCGGCAACGTCGTGAACGTCCTCCGGCTGGCGACCACCCCGAGGTGGCGCTACCACCTCGACCTGCTGCTGTGGAAGCGGGTCATGCGCACCCGGGAGGCGCGGGACCGCGTCCTGCCGCTGCTGGACGCGGTGTTCGACCCCCGCCCGGAGAACGCCGCCGAGCGGCGCAGGCTGCTCGGCCACCTGCTGCGCCCCTGA
- a CDS encoding EF-hand domain-containing protein, with amino-acid sequence MTTTVTSILTRKLNHMFRILDTDQDGHLTARDMPAMADALAVPFAEQPEKVERLRAALLHIWEAHLERMDEDGDGRLTAAEYELGVRTALAEDADALLDSLNDTVAAWFSLFDADADGYLELEEYVRLGEALGVPPQDMKTAFRRLDRDADGRLPPCEVREAVVEYFTSEDPEADGNWLYGPL; translated from the coding sequence GTGACCACCACCGTCACCTCCATCCTCACCCGCAAGCTGAACCACATGTTCCGCATCCTGGACACCGACCAGGACGGCCACCTCACCGCGCGGGACATGCCCGCCATGGCCGACGCGCTGGCCGTGCCGTTCGCCGAGCAGCCGGAGAAGGTCGAGCGGCTGCGCGCGGCGCTCCTGCACATCTGGGAGGCGCACCTGGAGCGGATGGACGAGGACGGTGACGGCCGCCTGACCGCGGCCGAGTACGAGCTCGGCGTCCGCACGGCCCTCGCCGAGGACGCCGACGCGCTCCTCGACTCGCTGAACGACACCGTCGCCGCCTGGTTCTCCCTCTTCGACGCCGACGCCGACGGCTACCTCGAACTGGAGGAGTACGTCCGGCTGGGCGAGGCGCTCGGCGTTCCGCCGCAGGACATGAAGACGGCGTTCCGCCGCCTCGACCGCGACGCCGACGGCCGCCTGCCACCCTGTGAGGTCCGCGAGGCCGTCGTCGAGTACTTCACCAGCGAGGACCCCGAGGCCGACGGCAACTGGCTCTACGGTCCCCTGTAG
- a CDS encoding cytochrome P450, with amino-acid sequence MPLPSPALVRSAPFTVPRLRLPFDAPPTRPDAEPLRARAIRWGERHGLIGPRGSARLAGTSLLGLGVALAGTATGAGASVVVDWFLWAVVLDDRVDDGPWAEDGALDRFTAAVEAITGGRGGRPADDPMLAALADDLWPRTVALGDAAWVERLRGHLLRHLDAQRELVRARGTAADLGVEDYVRVRRHAFGALVFFDLIEAGDGAAHPAAACRSGCRDALRERAADVVSWTNDIHSVAKDAVLGERFNLVTVLARERALGVQGAVDAAHGMLVAAVDDFTAVRRRHAACGSGVARRLEQVMGACAEWHRTASRYHLRAGGHASAHTGEVTPTLKSRQFEVDPHPLYALLRTTRPVAYDEPTDTWLLSRYADVRAALTDPRFTNANYGWQIAPLLGHSIVSMDGREHAAHRALLTPAFRSRALALIQASITEVAASLVGELRGHDRADLVTAFATPLPIRVIARVLGLPADTPEQVDRVRAWTGVGFSYLANYRQDPGLLTRGPANRDDFYDYLQPHLDARRARPAGDLISAMLASTVDGRPLSDEYVRGCCAVLLTAGSETSTAGLANLVVNALDEPGVRDAVRRDPAAADRALAETLRRDAPMQLVLRQTSEAVELPSGAVPAHATVACLIGSANRDPERFDRPDEFDLDRADGIDREYSAASSHLSFGAGRHYCLGAHLARAELTTGLRVLLDAFPGLRRPPGPAPAPTGFVKRCPPRLDVLL; translated from the coding sequence ATGCCGCTGCCCTCGCCCGCCCTCGTGCGCTCCGCGCCGTTCACCGTCCCCCGCCTGCGCCTGCCGTTCGACGCGCCGCCGACGCGGCCCGACGCCGAACCGCTGCGGGCGCGGGCCATCCGGTGGGGTGAGCGGCACGGCCTGATCGGCCCGCGGGGCAGCGCGCGGCTGGCGGGGACGTCGCTGCTGGGACTCGGGGTGGCGCTGGCCGGGACCGCGACCGGGGCCGGGGCGTCCGTGGTGGTGGACTGGTTCCTGTGGGCGGTGGTCCTCGACGACCGGGTGGACGACGGCCCGTGGGCGGAGGACGGGGCGCTCGACCGGTTCACCGCGGCGGTGGAGGCGATCACCGGCGGTCGGGGAGGTCGACCGGCCGACGACCCGATGCTGGCCGCGCTCGCCGACGACCTGTGGCCGCGCACGGTCGCGCTGGGCGACGCGGCGTGGGTGGAGCGGCTGCGCGGTCACCTCCTGCGCCACCTCGACGCCCAGCGGGAGCTGGTGCGGGCGCGGGGCACGGCGGCCGACCTCGGGGTCGAGGACTACGTGCGCGTCCGGCGGCACGCCTTCGGCGCCCTGGTGTTCTTCGACCTGATCGAGGCGGGTGACGGCGCGGCGCACCCGGCCGCCGCCTGCCGGTCGGGGTGCCGGGACGCCCTGCGGGAGCGGGCGGCGGACGTCGTGTCCTGGACCAACGACATCCACTCCGTGGCGAAGGACGCCGTCCTCGGGGAGCGGTTCAACCTGGTGACGGTCCTCGCGCGGGAACGCGCCCTCGGCGTGCAGGGCGCGGTCGACGCCGCCCACGGGATGCTCGTGGCCGCCGTGGACGACTTCACCGCCGTCAGGCGACGCCACGCCGCCTGCGGCTCCGGGGTGGCGCGACGGCTGGAGCAGGTGATGGGCGCGTGCGCGGAGTGGCACCGCACCGCCTCCCGCTACCACCTCCGGGCCGGCGGCCACGCGAGCGCGCACACCGGCGAGGTGACGCCGACGTTGAAGTCCCGGCAGTTCGAGGTCGACCCCCACCCGCTGTACGCGCTGCTGCGGACCACCCGCCCCGTCGCCTACGACGAGCCCACCGACACGTGGCTGCTGAGCCGGTACGCCGACGTCCGCGCCGCGTTGACCGACCCCCGGTTCACCAACGCCAACTACGGCTGGCAGATCGCCCCGCTCCTCGGGCACAGCATCGTGTCGATGGACGGCCGCGAGCACGCGGCGCACCGGGCGCTGCTCACCCCCGCGTTCCGCAGCAGGGCGCTGGCCCTCATCCAGGCGTCCATCACCGAGGTCGCCGCCTCGCTGGTCGGGGAACTGCGCGGCCACGACCGCGCCGACCTCGTCACCGCGTTCGCCACCCCCCTGCCCATCAGGGTGATCGCCCGCGTCCTCGGCCTGCCCGCCGACACCCCGGAGCAGGTCGACCGCGTGCGCGCCTGGACCGGGGTCGGGTTCTCCTACCTGGCGAACTACCGCCAGGACCCCGGTCTGCTCACCCGCGGCCCGGCCAACCGGGACGACTTCTACGACTACCTGCAACCCCACCTGGACGCCCGCCGCGCCCGCCCGGCCGGCGACCTCATCTCGGCGATGCTCGCCTCCACCGTCGACGGGCGGCCGCTGTCCGACGAGTACGTCCGGGGCTGCTGCGCCGTCCTGCTGACCGCCGGCAGCGAGACCAGCACGGCCGGCCTGGCCAACCTGGTCGTCAACGCCCTCGACGAGCCCGGCGTGCGGGACGCCGTCCGCCGCGACCCCGCGGCCGCCGACCGCGCGCTCGCCGAGACCCTGCGCCGCGACGCGCCCATGCAGCTGGTCCTGCGCCAGACGTCGGAGGCGGTGGAGCTGCCCTCCGGCGCCGTCCCGGCGCACGCGACGGTCGCCTGCCTGATCGGGTCGGCCAACCGCGACCCGGAGCGGTTCGACCGGCCCGACGAGTTCGACCTCGACCGCGCCGACGGGATCGACCGCGAGTACAGCGCGGCCTCGTCCCACCTCTCGTTCGGCGCGGGCCGCCACTACTGCCTCGGCGCGCACCTGGCCCGCGCCGAGCTGACCACCGGCCTGCGCGTCCTGCTCGACGCCTTCCCCGGCCTGCGCCGGCCCCCGGGTCCCGCGCCCGCGCCGACCGGTTTCGTCAAGCGCTGCCCGCCGCGCCTGGACGTGCTGCTGTGA